The segment TCAATCTATTAGTTGCCATGGCAAAGTTCATACCACATCTGAAGAAGTCCCTTTTGAGAATTTTTTATAGCTTTTCATCAGAAGGGATAGGCCTCGGCTAACTGGTGCAAAAACAAAAAAGCCCTACCGCAAAGCGATAGGGCTTTCTCAACTAAACCTATTTTTTTATTACTTAACTTCTTCGTAATCCACGTCGGTCACGTTATCTGCGCTGGCAGACTGAGTAGCACCGCTTTGTCCGTCAGAACCTGGCTGGGCTCCACCACCAAATCCGGCGTCAGCACCTGGCTGACCAGCACCACCCGTGGCAGCGTACATCTCCTGAGAGGCAGCTTGCCAGGCGTTGTTAATGTTTTCCATGGCGCTGTCAATCGCGGCTAAGTCTTTCGACTCATGCGCTTTCTTCAGGTCAGCCAAAGCACCTTCAATGGCAGTTCTGTTTCCGGCAGAAAGTTTCTCGCCGTACTCTTTCAGCTGCTTCTCGGTCTGGAAGATCATAGAGTCAGCCTGGTTCACTTTCTCTACTTGCTCTTTCGCTAAACGGTCAGACTCGGCGTTAGCCTCGGCCTCTTTCCGCATGCGCTCGATCTCCTGCTCAGACAGACCAGAGGAAGCCTCGATACGGATCTTCTGCTCTTTGCCGGTGCCTTTGTCTTTGGCAGACACGTGCAGGATACCATTGGCGTCAATGTCGAAGGTTACTTCGATCTGCGGAACGCCGCGCGGTGCTGGCGGAATATCTGACAAGTGGAAACGACCGATGGTGCGGTTATCGCGGGCCATTGGGCGCTCACCCTGCAATACGTGGATCTCCACGCTTGGCTGGTTGTCAGAAGCAGTTGAGAAGGTCTCAGACTTCTTGGTAGGGATAGTTGTGTTAGACTCAATCAATTTGGTCATCACACCACCCATGGTCTCGATACCTAAGGAAAGTGGCGTTACGTCAAGCAACAACACATCTTTCACCTCACCCGTCAATACACCACCCTGGATAGCGGCACCAATCGCCACCACCTCATCTGGGTTTACACCCTTAGATGGCTTCTTGCCGAAGAATTTCTCAACTTCCTCCTGGATTCTTGGGATACGGGTAGAACCACCCACCAAGATTACTTCGTCAATGTCACTTGGCTGCAAACCAGCGTCTTGTAACGCCTTGCGTACCGGCTCCATAGAACGACGTACCAGGTCATCAGCTAACTGCTCAAACTTAGCACGAGACAGTCTGCGCACTAAGTGCTTAGGACCAGTCTGCGTAGCTGTAATGTAAGGCAGGTTTATCTCGGTCTCAGAAGAAG is part of the Rufibacter tibetensis genome and harbors:
- the dnaK gene encoding molecular chaperone DnaK, which translates into the protein MGKIIGIDLGTTNSCVAVMEGNEPVVIPNSEGRRTTPSIVAFLDNGNGERKVGDPAKRQAITNPQNTIASIKRFMGRGFSEVKDETSHVSYNVQSGSNNTVRVKIGDREFTPQEISAMVLQKMKQTAEDYLGTTVTEAVITVPAYFNDAQRQATKEAGQIAGLDVKRIINEPTAAALAYGLDKKHADQKIAVYDLGGGTFDISVLELGDGVFEVLSTNGDTHLGGDDFDQVIIAWLADEFKAEEGMDLRTDPMALQRLKEAAEKAKIELSSSSETEINLPYITATQTGPKHLVRRLSRAKFEQLADDLVRRSMEPVRKALQDAGLQPSDIDEVILVGGSTRIPRIQEEVEKFFGKKPSKGVNPDEVVAIGAAIQGGVLTGEVKDVLLLDVTPLSLGIETMGGVMTKLIESNTTIPTKKSETFSTASDNQPSVEIHVLQGERPMARDNRTIGRFHLSDIPPAPRGVPQIEVTFDIDANGILHVSAKDKGTGKEQKIRIEASSGLSEQEIERMRKEAEANAESDRLAKEQVEKVNQADSMIFQTEKQLKEYGEKLSAGNRTAIEGALADLKKAHESKDLAAIDSAMENINNAWQAASQEMYAATGGAGQPGADAGFGGGAQPGSDGQSGATQSASADNVTDVDYEEVK